Below is a genomic region from Mycolicibacterium neworleansense.
CGCCGACCACAACATGTCTCGTAGGCGCTCGCCGATGGCCTGGAACAGGTCGGACTTGTCGGCGAAGTGACGGTAGATCTTCGGCTTGGCGGTACCGGCCTCTTCGGCGATCTCCCGAAGGCTGACCTCAGGCCCGAGCCGGTCGATCGCCCGGAACGATGCGTCGACGATTTCCGAACGCACCTTCTTACGGTGCTCACGCCAGCGCTCGCTACGGGCGTCTACCTTGACACCCGAGCCATCGCTGGAATGTGATCTCGACGTTCGCCGCACGCGATCACTGTACCCGCCCTGATGGTGCTGACCTGCCCAGACCGCCTCACAACACGCGGTTTTGCCGTTTGACCCGGGCGTTCGCCCGTCAAGCCGCCGAAAGCTTGCTTGGGTACTATCGCAGCCACAGTCAACCAATGAGACGAGGCTCATGACGCAGCGATACGACCTGGTCATAGCAGGTGGCGGCCCTTCGGGCTCGGCCGCGGCGTGGCAGGCCGCCCAGACCGGCGCCAAGGTGTTGGTCCTGGACAAGGCGGAGTTCCCCCGCGACAAGCCATGTGGTGACGGGCTGACCGCCCGCGCGGTGAGCTACCTGCAGAAGATGGGCTTGGCCGACGAAGTGGCCAAGTTCCACCGGATCAACAAGGTGATCGTGTACAGCCCCAGCGAGTGGGAGCTGTCTTTCCCGCGTCGTCCCGGGATGCCCGACCACGGCCACACCGTGAGTCGTACCGAGCTGGACACGCTGCTGCTCAAACATGCTGAGTCCGCCGGCGCCGAGGTGCGCCAGGGCGCCGAGGTCGCCGGGCCTGAGTTCGACGCCAATGGCCGCGTGGTCGGGGTGGTGCTCAAGAGCGGTGAGAAGGTGTTCGGCGACGCCGTCATCGCCGCCGACGGGGCCTACTCGCCCATCAAGCGCGCGCTGAAGATCGACTCCGAGTACAACGGCTACTCGGCCATCGCGATCCGATCCGAGATGCACGCCAACCGGCCTGACAGCGATTCCTTCGAGATCTACCTCAAGCTGCTGTTCCAGGGCGATCAGCTGCCCGGCTACGGCTGGATCTTCCCGATGGGTGGCGGCCGGTTCAACATCGGCTTGGGCTACGTCAACAGCTACAAGAACTGGCAGTCCATCAATGCCACGCAGTTCCTCGGCGACTTCCTGCGGACCCTCCCGCGCGAATGGGAGCTGCCGCCGATCGAGGAGCTGAAGAAGAACAAGAGCGTACGGGCCTGGCGATTGCCGATGGGCTTCACGGCCTGGCCGCCATGGCGTCCAGGCGTGCTGTTCGTCGGTGACTCGCTGGGTGCGGGTAAGCCGGTCTCTGGTGCGGGCATCTCGAAGGCGCTCGAATCCGGTTTGACCGCAGGCGAATGCGCCATCGCCGCGCTCACCAACGGCGGGCCCGACGACTTCACCAACTACGAGCAGCGGATGCAGGCGACGTGGGGCCGCGAGTACCGCCGCGGCCGCTTCTTCCACAAGCTTGCCGGCATCCCCGGCGTCGCGGGTGCGGGCTTGAAGGCACTGGACAACCACACGTTCCGTGACATGTTGCTCAAGTCTCTGTACAAGAAGGCGCAGAGTCCGCAGCACACGTAGTCATCGAAGCCCCAGATGTGAAGCCTCTGCGATGTTTTCGCAGAGGCTTCACATTTTCCGGGGGGTTTGGGATCGTCCGGCGACCTCAGGGTTGGGCCAACGTGTACCGCACGTCGTCGGCGATGGCCTCGAAACCGATACGCCGGTACACCCGGTTGGACACCGGATTGGCGGTATCGGCGAACAACACCACCTCGCTCGCGCCCTCGTCGCGCGCGAATCGCGCGGCGGCGGCGGTGACCGCGGCCGCATATCCGCGGCCGCGGCGCCCAGGCGGGGTATAGACCGGGCCGATCCGAGAGACGCCAACGACCGCGGCGCGCACCCGCGCCATGCTGGCCGGTTCGCCGTCAATCGTCCACAGCACGATGTGGTCACCGGAGTCGACGATCGAGGTGAGCATTGCCCGACTCGCGTCGACGTTCGATGGCTCGCCGAACGCTTCGATGAAGAACTCGTTCAGCCATCGCACGACGGTCTCCACATCCCCGGTTCCGGCAAGTCGCCATTCACCGGCGACATCGTAGGGGCCGGTCAGGCGCCCCAGCCGGTAGAGCACGTCGCGTGATGACTCACTCGCCTGCACACCGGTGACCGCGCGCCATGCCTGCATGAAAGCCGTTGCCGTCGCCGGTGTTCCGCGCACCCCCGACAGGCCCGCCGGGAATGCGGCAATGGCCTCGGCCGCCGCCATTGCTGTCCTGGGCGGCAGGCCATTCACCAACAGCACCGAGTCGCGAGTCTGCACCGCCGCGCCCTCGACACCCTTTCCATTGCCGACCGACAACAGGATTCGCTCGGCGGGCCAGGGCGTCGTGTGCACCGTAGTCAGTTCCAAGGTGAACAGCACTGGATC
It encodes:
- a CDS encoding GNAT family N-acetyltransferase, with product MEAHLHQSLVDFEPAVRSVYRLDPVLFTLELTTVHTTPWPAERILLSVGNGKGVEGAAVQTRDSVLLVNGLPPRTAMAAAEAIAAFPAGLSGVRGTPATATAFMQAWRAVTGVQASESSRDVLYRLGRLTGPYDVAGEWRLAGTGDVETVVRWLNEFFIEAFGEPSNVDASRAMLTSIVDSGDHIVLWTIDGEPASMARVRAAVVGVSRIGPVYTPPGRRGRGYAAAVTAAAARFARDEGASEVVLFADTANPVSNRVYRRIGFEAIADDVRYTLAQP
- a CDS encoding NAD(P)/FAD-dependent oxidoreductase, whose protein sequence is MTQRYDLVIAGGGPSGSAAAWQAAQTGAKVLVLDKAEFPRDKPCGDGLTARAVSYLQKMGLADEVAKFHRINKVIVYSPSEWELSFPRRPGMPDHGHTVSRTELDTLLLKHAESAGAEVRQGAEVAGPEFDANGRVVGVVLKSGEKVFGDAVIAADGAYSPIKRALKIDSEYNGYSAIAIRSEMHANRPDSDSFEIYLKLLFQGDQLPGYGWIFPMGGGRFNIGLGYVNSYKNWQSINATQFLGDFLRTLPREWELPPIEELKKNKSVRAWRLPMGFTAWPPWRPGVLFVGDSLGAGKPVSGAGISKALESGLTAGECAIAALTNGGPDDFTNYEQRMQATWGREYRRGRFFHKLAGIPGVAGAGLKALDNHTFRDMLLKSLYKKAQSPQHT